In one Culex quinquefasciatus strain JHB chromosome 2, VPISU_Cqui_1.0_pri_paternal, whole genome shotgun sequence genomic region, the following are encoded:
- the LOC119766101 gene encoding speckle-type POZ protein-like B, protein MSSAPTKKVRVQESSSVTFFERKAFKFTWTIKEFSSWTAEIGPCMQQSAVFPSGKEESIHIADDFGALVDGQRFGDVTVKVGDKRFRVYKGILASRSPVFAAMFEHSMKEKIKSVVTIVDVEPDVFHELLRYIYTDKVQNLTTLAYQLFAAADKYDIGTLKTLCRMSILANISTENATDALKCADLHLDSEMKRHTLEFLRKNSGSLLAMTETAGWKAFELTFPHLAIEVLKAIVKS, encoded by the exons ATGTCTTCTGCGCCCACCAAGAAAGTTCGCGTCCAGGAAAGTAGCAGCGTCACTTTCTTTGAACGTAAAGCGTTCAAATTCACGTGGACAATCAAGGAGTTCAGCTCCTGGACTGCCGAGATTGGCCCCTGTATGCAACAGTCAGCAGTGTTCCCGTCCGGCAAGGAAGAAAGTATTCA CATCGCTGATGATTTCGGGGCTCTTGTGGACGGTCAGCGTTTCGGAGATGTTACGGTGAAGGTCGGAGATAAGAGGTTCCGCGTGTACAAGGGCATTCTTGCGTCCCGAAGTCCCGTGTTTGCCGCCATGTTCGAGCACTCCATGAAGGAGAAAATCAAAAGTGTCGTCACGATCGTCGACGTCGAGCCGGACGTGTTCCACGAGTTGCTGCGGTACATCTACACCGACAAGGTCCAAAATCTTACCACGTTGGCCTACCAGTTGTTCGCAGCCGCCGACAAGTACGACATCGGAACGCTCAAGACCCTCTGCCGGATGTCCATCCTGGCGAATATTTCGACGGAGAACGCCACGGATGCGCTCAAGTGCGCCGACCTGCATCTGGACAGCGAGATGAAACGGCACACGCTGGAGTTTCTCCGCAAAAATTCCGGCAGTCTGCTGGCCATGACCGAAACAGCGGGCTGGAAGGCGTTTGAGCTTACGTTCCCGCACTTGGCAATCGAAGTGTTGAAGGCAATCGTAAAGTCGTAA